The Bacillus carboniphilus genome contains a region encoding:
- a CDS encoding DUF6678 family protein, producing MQDNKFQQLMNNTKWNEIRKAMIEYDGTTHWRTKDIEKGFVSDWDGDWFYHFKTNGTSEDYKYIEWLEIKVPSLKMKNDVLNIFKNINVPGEIFEDVIRVYGYCQLGKFIQYL from the coding sequence ATGCAAGACAATAAGTTTCAACAGTTAATGAATAATACAAAGTGGAATGAAATAAGAAAGGCGATGATTGAATATGACGGAACAACACATTGGCGAACAAAGGATATTGAAAAAGGGTTTGTTTCCGATTGGGATGGTGATTGGTTTTATCATTTTAAAACAAATGGAACTAGTGAGGACTATAAGTACATAGAATGGTTAGAAATAAAAGTACCAAGTTTAAAAATGAAAAATGATGTCTTAAACATCTTTAAAAATATCAATGTTCCAGGAGAAATTTTTGAAGATGTAATTAGAGTCTATGGTTATTGTCAATTAGGAAAGTTCATTCAATACTTATAA
- a CDS encoding rhs-associated protein: MSIYDDELIKDLLQSDLKKYFKKIEDPESFINLIEQNFEFSGSQIDWFKTDNHYSKESNNKSLLSDARLFIAELKEKYMNNNIPLMYIGDNLTEFGYQFEIKDIEKILVFFLDIPQHHYFIPLEGDWCLGISYENYLDFGFSLNRS, translated from the coding sequence ATGAGTATTTATGATGATGAACTAATCAAGGATTTATTACAAAGTGATTTAAAAAAGTACTTTAAAAAAATAGAAGACCCTGAAAGCTTTATTAATTTAATAGAACAAAATTTTGAATTTAGTGGTTCACAAATAGATTGGTTTAAAACTGATAATCACTATAGTAAAGAGTCGAATAATAAATCTTTACTAAGTGATGCTAGACTATTTATTGCTGAGTTAAAAGAAAAATATATGAATAATAACATTCCACTAATGTATATAGGCGATAACCTTACAGAGTTTGGGTATCAATTCGAGATAAAGGATATAGAAAAGATATTAGTCTTCTTTTTAGACATTCCTCAGCATCATTATTTCATACCTTTAGAAGGTGATTGGTGTTTGGGAATATCGTATGAAAACTATTTAGATTTCGGATTCAGTTTAAATAGGAGTTAG
- a CDS encoding SRPBCC family protein produces the protein MPIIKHDIFINAPINVCFDLARNVDVHTETTCKTKERAIDGTTVGLMENGDTVTWEAIHLGVKQTLTAKIIEMEKPYKFTDVMVKGAFHSFTHTHEFIVSGTGTTMKDTFSYKSPFGILGAIADRLFLEKYMRNFIINRAKELKRIAEKS, from the coding sequence ATGCCTATAATTAAACACGATATCTTTATCAATGCACCTATCAACGTTTGTTTTGACCTTGCGAGAAATGTTGATGTACACACAGAAACAACATGTAAAACAAAGGAAAGAGCGATTGATGGTACTACAGTTGGACTGATGGAAAATGGCGATACAGTTACTTGGGAAGCTATCCACCTTGGAGTAAAACAAACATTAACTGCTAAAATAATAGAGATGGAAAAACCATATAAATTTACAGATGTTATGGTAAAGGGAGCGTTCCACTCATTTACACATACACACGAATTTATAGTAAGTGGTACAGGGACTACTATGAAAGACACCTTTTCTTATAAATCTCCTTTTGGCATTCTTGGAGCAATTGCTGATAGATTATTTTTAGAAAAATATATGAGAAATTTCATTATAAATCGTGCAAAAGAATTAAAAAGGATAGCTGAAAAAAGTTAA
- a CDS encoding recombinase family protein: MIIGYARVSSQSQNLDRQVEDLKKHGCEHIVQEKISGKNFDRPEYKKMRKKLRFGDTLVVHDLSRFGRNKQEIIQEWESLIEDSIDIVVLNLPVLNTAQYKDMEGVGKLVSEIFLSVMSWLVEEERLRIKTAQQEGIKIAKRKGKFKGRQTKYHANATGRDKLVYDNIVSELKKKTSVRDISIKTNVARNTVYRIKRELEK, from the coding sequence ATGATTATTGGATACGCAAGAGTAAGCAGCCAATCACAAAATTTAGATAGGCAAGTTGAAGACTTAAAAAAACATGGGTGTGAACATATTGTTCAAGAGAAAATAAGCGGTAAAAACTTTGATCGTCCTGAATACAAGAAAATGAGAAAGAAACTAAGGTTTGGTGATACACTTGTGGTACATGATCTAAGCCGATTTGGACGAAATAAACAAGAAATCATCCAAGAGTGGGAAAGTTTGATTGAGGATAGCATTGATATTGTTGTCCTCAACCTTCCAGTATTGAACACTGCCCAATACAAAGACATGGAGGGTGTAGGGAAACTAGTAAGTGAGATTTTCCTTTCAGTGATGTCTTGGCTCGTTGAAGAAGAACGTTTACGAATTAAGACTGCTCAACAAGAAGGAATCAAGATTGCTAAAAGGAAAGGGAAGTTTAAAGGGCGACAAACCAAATATCATGCTAATGCGACAGGTAGGGATAAACTTGTCTATGATAACATCGTGAGCGAATTGAAGAAAAAAACATCCGTCAGGGATATCAGTATTAAAACAAATGTTGCAAGAAATACGGTGTACAGAATTAAAAGAGAACTAGAAAAATAA
- the lepB gene encoding signal peptidase I has product MKLYSEDTKVTVPDGSHFVLGDNRKKSFDSCIFGFISKDNVVGEAKFSYSRLTNLERQNKK; this is encoded by the coding sequence ATCAAACTTTATTCTGAAGATACAAAAGTAACAGTTCCTGATGGTTCTCACTTTGTATTAGGAGATAATCGTAAGAAAAGCTTTGATAGTTGTATATTTGGATTTATCTCAAAAGACAATGTTGTTGGAGAAGCAAAATTTAGTTATTCCCGTTTGACGAATTTGGAAAGACAGAATAAAAAGTAA
- a CDS encoding ABC transporter, with protein MSELKGIFRNWEDKLDKDEWYFSNSFEKITEGMRMEEAFNYIPSVINELLQLESPYLIGETLDLLHSVYSIANTTEIHSELKNKIVNIDQLVCEYGDEYSKNSLSEFKQSIRLN; from the coding sequence ATGAGTGAGTTAAAGGGGATATTTAGAAATTGGGAAGATAAGCTAGACAAAGATGAATGGTATTTTAGCAACTCGTTTGAAAAAATTACCGAGGGAATGAGAATGGAGGAAGCTTTTAACTATATACCGTCGGTTATTAATGAGTTATTACAGCTTGAATCACCTTATCTAATCGGTGAAACACTTGATTTACTTCACAGTGTTTATTCGATAGCAAACACCACAGAGATTCATTCTGAATTAAAGAATAAAATAGTTAATATTGATCAATTAGTATGTGAATATGGGGATGAATATTCAAAAAATTCACTTTCTGAATTTAAACAATCAATTAGACTAAATTAA
- a CDS encoding BH0509 family protein, with amino-acid sequence MSRQERKNMINYIEKLKGYDRETLMYMTDADIEHIYFTTYNSQLAHAE; translated from the coding sequence ATGAGTCGTCAAGAACGTAAAAATATGATTAATTATATCGAAAAGTTGAAAGGGTATGACCGAGAAACATTAATGTATATGACAGATGCTGATATCGAACATATTTACTTCACCACTTACAATAGCCAATTAGCTCATGCTGAATAA
- a CDS encoding MFS transporter, producing the protein MPLGRFIILVIIVAISGFSQGMLLPVIAIIFEEQGVSSTINGLHATGIYIGIFIASFFMEEPLRKLGYKRIIVIGGLLVIVSLVGFVFIQSILFWFILRLLIGVGDHMLHFSTQTWITSDTEEAKRGRTISIYGLSFGLGFAAGPLLATFTNEHPHMPFMICAFLSLVAWSLVFLLKNEFPEQSTEYASISNTVGRFIQVIKIAWIALLPTLAYGFLEASLNGNYPVYALRTGLTSSDIALILTSFSIGSIIFQIPLGMISDKVGRKKIISTITFLGSTLFFIASFLQSPLALIVCLALAGMAIGSIFSLGISFMADLVPRSLLPAGNLLSGISFSIGSIVGPFLGGMYIQFVPGGNFFHVISSILFLLFVTTMIHKQEKIQLHS; encoded by the coding sequence ATGCCTTTAGGTCGTTTTATTATTTTAGTCATTATTGTCGCTATCTCAGGGTTTTCACAAGGGATGTTACTCCCTGTTATTGCGATTATTTTTGAAGAGCAAGGTGTGTCATCTACGATTAACGGTCTACATGCCACTGGAATTTATATCGGTATCTTTATAGCTTCATTTTTTATGGAAGAACCACTGCGAAAACTGGGCTATAAACGAATCATTGTTATAGGTGGATTATTGGTGATCGTTAGTTTAGTGGGTTTTGTCTTTATACAATCAATTTTATTTTGGTTTATCCTCCGTCTTCTCATTGGTGTTGGAGATCATATGCTCCATTTCTCCACACAGACGTGGATCACTTCAGATACAGAGGAGGCTAAAAGAGGGAGAACCATCTCAATATATGGTCTATCATTTGGTTTAGGATTTGCTGCTGGACCTTTGTTAGCCACGTTTACTAATGAGCATCCGCATATGCCGTTTATGATTTGCGCATTCCTTAGTTTAGTAGCCTGGTCTTTAGTCTTCTTGTTAAAGAATGAATTTCCTGAACAATCGACTGAATATGCATCCATATCTAATACGGTTGGACGATTTATTCAAGTCATTAAGATAGCATGGATTGCATTACTTCCGACATTAGCTTACGGTTTTTTAGAAGCTTCTTTAAATGGGAATTACCCTGTTTATGCCCTGCGAACAGGACTTACGTCTTCTGACATTGCACTGATTTTGACTTCATTTTCAATAGGTTCGATCATTTTCCAAATTCCACTAGGAATGATTAGTGATAAAGTGGGACGAAAGAAAATAATTTCCACCATTACCTTTTTAGGAAGCACCTTATTTTTTATTGCATCTTTTTTACAGTCTCCCTTGGCTTTAATTGTATGTTTAGCCTTAGCAGGTATGGCCATCGGTTCGATTTTCTCATTAGGAATTAGTTTCATGGCAGACCTTGTCCCTAGGTCTCTTCTTCCAGCTGGAAACTTACTGAGTGGAATTTCTTTCAGTATAGGAAGTATCGTCGGACCGTTTCTAGGGGGCATGTATATCCAATTTGTCCCAGGTGGTAATTTCTTTCATGTTATCTCATCTATCCTTTTTCTGTTATTTGTAACAACCATGATACATAAACAAGAAAAGATACAACTTCATAGTTAA
- a CDS encoding pyridoxamine 5'-phosphate oxidase family protein: MSDQQLKEQILSVFNGHNIGVLSTVQNNKPYSRFMMFFHEDMTLFCATNKEAHKTEQIEANPHVHILLGYEGKKWNDEYAEIEGTCSIETSAKLKEHFWNDHLKEWIQSADDPDYVLLKITPKKIRYFKGAGTLVGTLTC; this comes from the coding sequence ATGTCAGACCAACAACTAAAAGAACAAATTCTTTCTGTATTTAATGGCCATAATATAGGTGTGTTATCTACTGTTCAAAACAATAAGCCTTACTCCCGTTTTATGATGTTTTTTCATGAAGATATGACCTTATTTTGCGCCACGAATAAAGAAGCTCATAAAACAGAACAGATAGAAGCAAACCCTCATGTACATATCTTGCTCGGTTATGAAGGAAAAAAGTGGAACGATGAGTATGCTGAGATTGAGGGAACTTGCTCAATCGAGACAAGCGCGAAATTAAAAGAACACTTCTGGAATGATCACTTAAAAGAATGGATTCAAAGTGCTGATGATCCAGACTATGTATTACTAAAAATAACGCCTAAAAAAATCAGGTATTTTAAAGGAGCTGGCACGTTAGTTGGAACATTAACTTGTTAA
- the cax gene encoding calcium/proton exchanger, translating into MLGRIFFFILIVGLPLSIIGSLLHWPSLLMFIIYCITIIALANYMGKATESLAIVTGSTIGGLLNATFGNAVELIIAFFALKEGLIEVVLASLTGSVIGNLLLVAGLSFFVGGIKYKRQQFNVYDARHNSGLLMFAIIVAFFIPEIFSMTLSDSKTMVLSIGVSLILIALYLAALFFKLVTHRGVYQHSNQQDHEEVPEWSTQKSLIILVLSTIAVAFVSESLVHTFESVADALSWSELFIGVIIVAIVGNAAEHASAIILAYKNKMDIAVEIAVGSTLQIAMFVAPLLVLISLFFPQSMPLVFTIPELVAMSTAVLLTISIANDGDTNWFEGATLLAAYVIMGIGFYLL; encoded by the coding sequence TTGCTTGGACGAATTTTTTTCTTCATTCTTATTGTAGGACTCCCATTATCAATCATAGGTAGCCTTTTACACTGGCCTTCTTTACTCATGTTTATTATTTACTGTATTACGATAATTGCATTAGCTAATTATATGGGAAAAGCAACAGAAAGTTTAGCAATCGTAACAGGCTCCACAATAGGTGGTTTGTTAAATGCAACGTTTGGGAATGCTGTGGAGCTCATTATTGCTTTTTTTGCATTAAAAGAAGGATTAATTGAGGTTGTACTAGCATCCTTAACAGGTTCAGTCATAGGTAACTTATTGTTGGTAGCAGGTTTATCCTTTTTTGTAGGTGGTATAAAGTATAAGAGGCAACAATTTAACGTGTATGATGCTAGACATAATTCTGGTTTATTAATGTTTGCTATTATCGTTGCCTTTTTTATACCTGAGATCTTTTCGATGACCTTAAGTGACTCAAAAACGATGGTACTAAGTATAGGTGTTTCTCTTATCCTTATCGCCTTATATTTAGCTGCTTTATTTTTTAAATTAGTCACTCATAGAGGTGTTTATCAACATAGTAATCAACAAGATCACGAGGAAGTTCCAGAATGGTCAACACAAAAATCGTTGATCATCTTAGTTTTATCAACGATTGCTGTCGCTTTTGTTTCAGAGAGTTTAGTTCATACTTTTGAGTCGGTAGCTGACGCTCTAAGCTGGTCAGAATTATTTATCGGGGTTATCATTGTTGCCATTGTAGGGAATGCGGCTGAGCATGCTTCAGCTATAATTTTAGCTTATAAGAATAAAATGGATATTGCTGTTGAAATTGCTGTTGGTTCAACATTACAAATTGCGATGTTTGTTGCCCCCTTACTAGTATTAATTTCATTATTTTTTCCGCAAAGTATGCCACTCGTTTTTACAATACCGGAGCTTGTTGCGATGAGTACAGCCGTTTTATTAACGATTTCCATTGCAAACGATGGGGATACAAATTGGTTTGAAGGAGCCACGCTTTTAGCGGCATATGTCATTATGGGAATCGGTTTTTATTTACTTTGA
- a CDS encoding YfkD famly protein: protein MKKIILTAIFLVICLSTVSYAEEKNESKDQMDIPNSVMDISKDNTYPNPTDDLPRLQPSELAQELIESSEVKIENPDLILQLNESSITTSPVAIGYRATIYLGHWALRYDSNETATNWEYKKINTNFTDNRGAKTQSQMHYTQKKQEKVTGGLTAKVPYEEDVKKMMLQRAMEKTELPLSFETVIGTGTKKDQVYNVPVKKVGYLYGYAPAVNEKGKVTYGEVYLRLKGSKKEVIVKNVTQQGIGAWIPIQDHVSFGFVTSDQPK, encoded by the coding sequence ATGAAAAAAATCATTCTAACCGCCATCTTTTTGGTTATATGTTTATCCACTGTTTCATATGCAGAAGAGAAAAATGAATCAAAAGATCAAATGGATATCCCAAATTCAGTTATGGATATTAGTAAAGACAATACGTATCCAAATCCAACAGATGACTTACCCCGTCTGCAACCGAGTGAGCTAGCACAAGAGTTAATTGAATCTTCTGAAGTGAAAATAGAAAACCCAGATTTAATACTCCAGCTAAATGAATCATCTATTACAACATCACCAGTGGCTATAGGCTATCGAGCAACTATTTATTTAGGACACTGGGCGCTAAGGTATGATTCTAATGAAACAGCAACTAATTGGGAATACAAGAAAATCAACACAAATTTCACCGATAATCGCGGAGCAAAAACACAGTCTCAAATGCACTATACGCAAAAGAAGCAAGAAAAAGTGACTGGTGGGCTGACGGCGAAAGTCCCTTATGAAGAAGACGTTAAAAAGATGATGCTACAACGAGCGATGGAAAAAACTGAACTACCTTTATCCTTTGAAACGGTAATTGGTACGGGGACGAAAAAAGATCAAGTTTATAATGTCCCAGTAAAAAAAGTGGGTTACTTGTATGGCTATGCTCCTGCTGTCAATGAAAAAGGAAAAGTGACCTATGGAGAAGTTTATTTACGATTGAAGGGAAGTAAGAAAGAAGTTATTGTAAAAAACGTAACACAACAAGGAATTGGGGCATGGATTCCCATTCAAGATCACGTGTCATTTGGATTTGTAACAAGCGACCAACCAAAATAA
- a CDS encoding bifunctional transcriptional activator/DNA repair enzyme AdaA translates to MKILTKDEMWSAIIQCDRALDGVFFYGVKTTSIFCRPSCKSKNPKLENVRFFSNPEDALNHGFRPCKRCKPDFNNSVYHPSEELIQNSIDFLNNNFRDCHTLEDIAKAMNVSRFHLNRTFKKHTGQTPRIYLEMIKVTYAKTLLENTSLKTIDICYQSGFNSLSTFYSVFKRHTGESPQKHRNHI, encoded by the coding sequence ATGAAAATTCTTACTAAAGATGAGATGTGGAGTGCTATTATTCAGTGTGATCGAGCCCTTGATGGGGTGTTTTTTTACGGAGTGAAAACGACTTCTATATTTTGTAGGCCTTCATGTAAATCCAAAAACCCTAAACTAGAAAATGTTCGTTTTTTTAGCAACCCAGAAGATGCCTTAAATCATGGATTTCGTCCTTGTAAAAGATGTAAACCTGACTTTAACAACTCAGTCTATCATCCCTCAGAAGAATTAATTCAAAATTCGATTGATTTTTTGAACAACAACTTTAGAGATTGCCATACGTTAGAGGATATAGCAAAAGCAATGAATGTTAGCCGTTTTCACTTAAACCGAACGTTTAAAAAACACACAGGTCAAACTCCTAGAATCTATCTCGAGATGATTAAAGTAACTTATGCCAAAACACTTTTAGAAAATACATCATTAAAAACAATCGATATTTGTTATCAGTCTGGATTTAATAGTCTTTCAACTTTCTATTCCGTGTTTAAACGACATACTGGGGAGAGCCCCCAAAAGCATAGAAATCACATATAG
- a CDS encoding GNAT family N-acetyltransferase, translated as MLELGGTQKGSISIFETSQNTAQLGLFLVEPSVQGNGYGKQLIETHQYKKITLSTNKELHSARNLYKKKWL; from the coding sequence ATTCTAGAATTAGGAGGAACACAAAAAGGCTCAATTAGTATTTTTGAAACCTCTCAAAATACAGCCCAACTTGGCCTTTTTCTTGTTGAACCTAGCGTTCAGGGGAACGGTTATGGTAAACAATTAATAGAAACACACCAATATAAAAAAATAACCCTTTCGACAAACAAAGAACTTCATTCAGCTCGAAATCTTTATAAAAAAAAGTGGCTTTGA
- a CDS encoding YncE family protein → MVILFSTGPIDNTDLTLNNVEIRVRNTDPSNLANVQVRLLNESMSPEVLSQSQAFNVNSNSSKGVLFSAVALTSFLIEVEIDLANRSDEVTVSAVQPTITTFNGSSEFKQFIRLLVSSPEVLQDIDYPVTPQLNLFLSDSFNCKTQIFGDLTLGGVPQAGVDVSFTANTSGVMFVPNPAVTNINGDYVMSVVVTPSKGLTETAITASATVNGQTIQTVSVSEIVCPFKLYVTNTGTNNISVIDTNINTVIDTITGFNSPSGIAANGFTKLVYVFNEGLNVLSVIDADTNMITTTITAGTGVQQYGVAVNTIENIIYLANRFGNNDVTIIDGMMNNIITTVSVGFQPISVSVDEQRNLTYVSNNSGEVSVIDGNNNFVVTATITLGIFGVRGITVNETTNLVYVAGLSNNLVTVIDGSFFTITTTISIQGFPNGISLNELTNLVYTSRVIDNSISVIDGNLNVETATFSVGINPLGIAVIEPLNQIYVVNLGSSNVSVIDGSSNLVAATVTVGTNPVDITFL, encoded by the coding sequence ATGGTAATCCTATTTAGCACAGGTCCAATAGACAATACAGATTTAACCTTGAATAACGTAGAGATTCGTGTTCGAAATACTGACCCTTCAAATTTGGCTAATGTACAGGTTCGCCTTTTGAATGAAAGTATGTCCCCTGAAGTTCTTAGTCAATCACAAGCATTTAACGTTAATTCAAATAGTTCAAAAGGTGTTTTGTTTAGTGCAGTAGCTTTAACATCGTTTTTAATTGAGGTGGAAATAGATTTAGCAAATCGAAGTGATGAAGTTACGGTAAGTGCTGTTCAACCAACGATAACCACCTTCAATGGATCAAGTGAGTTTAAACAATTCATTCGTTTACTTGTTTCGAGTCCGGAGGTTTTACAAGATATAGACTATCCGGTTACTCCTCAGCTCAATCTATTTTTATCCGATTCATTCAATTGTAAAACACAAATTTTTGGTGATTTAACACTGGGAGGTGTTCCACAAGCTGGCGTAGATGTTAGTTTCACGGCTAATACGTCGGGTGTCATGTTTGTCCCAAATCCTGCTGTGACGAATATAAATGGTGATTATGTAATGTCTGTGGTTGTCACACCGTCAAAAGGATTGACTGAAACAGCCATCACAGCTTCTGCAACTGTAAATGGTCAAACGATACAGACAGTAAGTGTATCGGAGATTGTTTGTCCTTTTAAATTATATGTAACAAATACAGGAACAAATAACATCTCTGTCATTGATACAAATATAAATACAGTTATTGATACAATTACGGGGTTTAATTCACCTTCAGGCATAGCTGCAAATGGATTTACAAAGTTAGTTTATGTTTTTAATGAAGGTTTAAACGTTCTTTCAGTTATTGATGCTGATACTAATATGATTACCACTACTATTACAGCAGGAACTGGTGTGCAGCAGTATGGTGTAGCTGTGAACACAATTGAAAATATCATTTATCTTGCCAATCGGTTTGGAAATAATGATGTCACAATAATTGATGGAATGATGAATAATATAATTACAACGGTATCCGTAGGATTTCAGCCTATTAGCGTGTCTGTTGATGAACAACGAAATTTGACTTATGTATCTAACAATTCTGGAGAGGTTTCAGTTATTGATGGGAATAATAATTTTGTGGTAACAGCCACTATAACGCTGGGGATTTTTGGTGTTCGCGGTATTACCGTAAATGAAACAACTAATCTAGTCTATGTTGCTGGTTTAAGTAATAACTTAGTGACGGTTATTGATGGGTCTTTTTTTACAATTACAACGACCATTAGCATACAGGGATTTCCTAATGGGATTTCCTTAAATGAATTAACAAATTTAGTCTACACTTCAAGAGTAATTGATAATAGTATTTCTGTCATTGATGGAAATCTAAACGTAGAAACTGCTACATTTTCAGTCGGAATTAACCCTCTTGGTATTGCTGTTATTGAACCATTAAACCAAATATATGTTGTTAACTTGGGTAGCAGCAATGTTTCTGTTATTGATGGTAGTTCAAATCTTGTAGCGGCAACTGTCACAGTGGGAACTAATCCTGTAGATATTACATTTCTTTAA
- a CDS encoding mechanosensitive ion channel family protein: MEEVISLYHNPYIQTVVIGIILWISVVIINKLVHNFFKRTSLIDDKKEKTMESIIRSLTKYVATFSFIIVAIDVLFEINMGTVLAGAGVAGIVIGLGAQSLITDILAGIFHVYEKQLHKGDFITVNNSYSGTVEDIGLRSLKIRQWSGKLLTISNGQIKAIENYNIGHMRVIESVDISYREDPQKVKKLLDSICSELNDQFEECLKKDAGMMPIQPFQVYGITSLQSNYRGYEYTVIGLVEDQHYWPLSTETRNLIAQTMFDHNIKMAEDRLYFSDDKFE; this comes from the coding sequence ATGGAAGAAGTAATATCCCTTTATCATAATCCCTATATACAGACGGTGGTTATTGGAATCATATTATGGATTTCTGTGGTCATTATTAATAAACTCGTCCATAACTTTTTCAAGCGAACTTCTTTAATAGATGATAAAAAGGAAAAGACCATGGAGAGTATCATTCGTTCATTAACGAAATATGTGGCGACTTTTTCCTTTATCATTGTGGCCATCGATGTTCTCTTTGAAATAAATATGGGAACAGTCTTAGCAGGAGCAGGAGTGGCAGGAATTGTCATTGGTTTAGGTGCACAAAGCTTAATTACAGATATTTTAGCGGGAATTTTCCACGTATATGAGAAACAGCTTCACAAAGGTGATTTTATTACCGTTAACAATTCGTACAGCGGTACAGTCGAGGACATTGGTTTACGTTCGTTAAAAATTCGCCAATGGAGTGGTAAGCTCCTTACCATTAGTAATGGACAAATCAAGGCCATTGAAAACTATAATATTGGTCATATGCGGGTCATTGAAAGTGTTGACATTAGCTACCGAGAAGATCCTCAAAAAGTAAAAAAGCTTCTTGATTCGATTTGTTCTGAGCTTAATGATCAGTTTGAAGAATGTTTAAAAAAGGATGCCGGAATGATGCCTATCCAGCCCTTCCAAGTTTATGGGATAACTTCTCTTCAATCTAATTACCGAGGGTATGAATATACGGTCATCGGCTTAGTAGAAGACCAACATTATTGGCCCCTCAGTACGGAAACGAGAAACTTAATTGCTCAAACGATGTTTGACCACAACATTAAAATGGCAGAGGACCGGTTGTACTTTTCAGATGATAAATTCGAGTAG